One Gammaproteobacteria bacterium DNA segment encodes these proteins:
- a CDS encoding DUF1501 domain-containing protein: MHRRTLLRGLGTGLVAALAPAAGMRLAWGSPATRNGRALVVVFLRGGCDGLNMVVPYGEDAYHNARPTLRIAPPSPGDPASALDIDGFFGLHPALQPLHRHYQEGQVALLPTVHLPGGALSHFESQADMEYGGGGEGWLGRYLATTPVATAALALAPAPPLSLRGPRPVAAYADPFDLTLAANEAKDTLLQRVLEEAYPDGDIPGHRHAPWYEAATVLLADRNRARAPAPVAGAYPAGPFGVGLSGAAELLLTDPDLAVITLDLGGWDTHRHQGGDEGTQARRMAVLATGLDAFLAHLGPRRNDVAVLVQTEFGRTVEENASGGTDHGRAATWMVVGGGVRGGLYLNSGWPGLDPAYLEGGRYLAGTIDYRDVYGELLAAHLGATGLDAILPGHIVTPLGLL; the protein is encoded by the coding sequence ATGCACAGAAGAACCCTCCTGCGCGGCTTGGGCACAGGCCTGGTGGCAGCCCTGGCGCCCGCCGCCGGCATGCGCCTGGCCTGGGGCAGTCCTGCCACCCGCAACGGCCGCGCCCTGGTGGTGGTCTTCCTGCGCGGGGGCTGTGACGGCCTCAACATGGTGGTGCCCTATGGCGAGGATGCCTACCACAACGCCCGCCCCACCCTGCGCATCGCCCCGCCCAGCCCTGGCGATCCCGCCTCGGCGCTGGACATCGACGGCTTCTTCGGCCTCCACCCGGCGCTGCAGCCGCTGCACCGGCACTATCAGGAAGGACAGGTGGCCCTGTTGCCCACCGTGCACCTGCCCGGAGGCGCGCTGTCCCATTTCGAGAGTCAGGCCGATATGGAGTATGGCGGCGGCGGCGAAGGCTGGCTGGGCCGCTACCTGGCGACCACGCCTGTGGCGACGGCCGCCCTGGCCTTGGCGCCGGCGCCCCCCCTATCCCTGCGTGGCCCGCGACCCGTGGCCGCCTACGCGGATCCCTTCGACCTGACCCTGGCCGCCAACGAGGCCAAAGACACGTTGCTCCAGCGGGTGCTCGAGGAGGCCTACCCGGACGGCGACATCCCCGGCCATCGTCATGCCCCCTGGTACGAGGCCGCCACGGTACTGCTCGCGGACCGCAATCGTGCCCGCGCCCCTGCGCCGGTAGCCGGCGCCTATCCGGCGGGCCCCTTCGGAGTCGGCCTGTCGGGTGCCGCCGAACTGCTGCTGACGGATCCCGACCTCGCCGTCATCACCCTGGATCTCGGGGGCTGGGACACCCACCGCCACCAGGGGGGCGACGAAGGAACCCAGGCGCGCCGGATGGCAGTCCTGGCAACGGGTCTGGACGCCTTCCTCGCCCATCTGGGCCCGCGCCGCAACGATGTGGCCGTGCTGGTTCAAACCGAGTTCGGACGTACCGTGGAGGAAAACGCCAGCGGCGGTACCGATCACGGCCGCGCCGCCACCTGGATGGTGGTGGGGGGCGGCGTGCGTGGTGGCCTCTACCTCAACAGCGGCTGGCCGGGGCTCGACCCGGCTTACCTGGAGGGCGGCCGCTACCTGGCCGGCACCATCGACTACCGTGACGTCTACGGGGAATTGCTGGCCGCCCACCTCGGCGCCACCGGCCTCGACGCCATCCTACCCGGCCATATCGTCACCCCCCTGGGGCTGTTATGA